One window from the genome of Pedobacter schmidteae encodes:
- a CDS encoding S8 family peptidase, with the protein MNKLFSTMLGLLVPVLSIAQQQPQNWHMLAKDADKVYGVGVVKAYNELLKGKTPTTVVVAVLDGGIDTLHEDLNANLWHNTKERWGNADLDGNGYKGDVLGWNFLGGPNGQVTKESVEYQRVYYRYKDQFANVANEQQVKKKDLQHYRSWVLSKSLLKKADSVAPVDYRGKEVKDDYFNIKDRFYGNANLLGDPYFHGTHVAGIIGAVRGNGKGMDGIADAVKLMGIRVVPNGDEHDKDVALGIRYAVDNGAQIINMSFGKRVSPERKLVEDAIRYAEKKGVLLINAAGNEATDIDSLPHYPSPFHMKGSGRASNMITVGASGATEAGLIANFSNYGDQTVDVFAPGVAIYSTMPDSKYSPLSGTSMATPVVAGVAALIKGYYPQLTAKQIKYIIEQSVTKIDFPVTKPKSGGKKVPMTELCRTGGIVNAYNALVMAEEMTKGK; encoded by the coding sequence ATGAATAAACTATTTTCAACGATGCTGGGCCTGTTGGTGCCTGTTTTAAGCATCGCGCAGCAGCAACCGCAAAACTGGCATATGCTGGCTAAGGATGCCGACAAGGTATATGGTGTGGGGGTGGTAAAAGCATACAATGAATTGTTAAAAGGTAAAACGCCTACAACGGTTGTAGTTGCCGTATTGGATGGTGGGATTGATACGTTGCACGAAGATTTGAATGCCAACTTATGGCATAATACCAAAGAAAGATGGGGAAATGCAGACCTGGATGGAAATGGTTATAAAGGTGATGTGTTGGGCTGGAATTTTTTAGGTGGGCCGAATGGACAGGTAACCAAAGAAAGTGTGGAATATCAACGTGTTTATTACCGGTACAAAGATCAGTTTGCTAATGTGGCCAATGAGCAGCAGGTAAAAAAGAAAGACCTGCAACATTACCGTTCATGGGTACTGAGCAAAAGTTTATTGAAAAAGGCAGATAGTGTGGCACCTGTTGATTACCGTGGAAAAGAGGTGAAGGATGACTATTTCAACATCAAAGACCGTTTTTATGGTAATGCTAACCTGCTTGGCGATCCTTATTTTCATGGTACACACGTAGCCGGTATTATCGGTGCGGTACGTGGCAACGGCAAAGGCATGGATGGTATTGCCGACGCAGTGAAATTGATGGGCATCCGTGTGGTTCCTAATGGCGATGAGCACGACAAAGATGTTGCATTGGGGATTCGTTATGCGGTTGATAATGGCGCACAGATTATCAATATGAGTTTTGGTAAAAGGGTCTCGCCTGAGCGCAAATTAGTAGAAGATGCGATCCGTTATGCGGAAAAGAAAGGTGTATTGCTGATCAATGCTGCCGGAAATGAGGCTACAGATATTGACAGCCTGCCACATTACCCAAGTCCTTTCCATATGAAAGGAAGCGGCAGGGCTTCGAACATGATTACAGTTGGTGCCAGTGGGGCTACTGAAGCTGGTTTGATTGCTAATTTTAGTAACTATGGCGATCAGACGGTTGACGTTTTTGCCCCTGGAGTTGCCATTTATTCAACTATGCCTGATAGCAAGTATAGTCCACTATCGGGAACCAGTATGGCGACCCCGGTTGTTGCCGGAGTTGCTGCTTTAATTAAAGGCTATTATCCTCAGCTGACTGCAAAACAGATTAAATATATCATCGAGCAGTCGGTTACTAAAATTGATTTCCCGGTTACCAAACCTAAATCGGGCGGTAAAAAAGTACCGATGACTGAACTGTGTAGGACAGGTGGTATTGTAAACGCCTATAATGCGCTGGTGATGGCCGAAGAAATGACAAAAGGAAAATAA
- a CDS encoding ROK family protein, translating into MTQSYAIGIDVGGSSLKCGLVNNKGEVIYSFLFPLNNVITEGEVIALINAAIRKCIEHAPQKVMGIGIGFPGIVDQNVVIGGADNLPGFENLDLGKIIATSTSLNVVIDNDANMMGWGELVYGAAGDCTDVVFITIGTGIGGGLIIDGKLYGGYKNRGTELGHITIQHGGTPCACGASGCLEAYASVSALIGDYASLHGTDTEGITGKLIVDNYLANEPQAIQAMQKHFDYLATGIASLVNIFSPQKVVLGGGISEAGNFYINEIKTRVMEKAMPGTVQHTRIVAAKLGNQAGLLGCAARVFSKF; encoded by the coding sequence TTGACACAATCGTACGCTATTGGAATTGATGTAGGCGGTTCATCTTTAAAATGTGGACTGGTAAATAATAAAGGGGAGGTAATTTATTCCTTTTTATTTCCACTGAATAATGTGATTACCGAGGGAGAGGTGATAGCCCTTATTAATGCGGCCATTCGCAAATGTATAGAACATGCCCCCCAAAAGGTAATGGGTATTGGTATCGGCTTTCCGGGCATTGTAGACCAGAACGTGGTGATTGGCGGGGCCGATAACCTGCCGGGTTTTGAAAACCTGGACCTGGGCAAAATTATTGCCACTTCTACCAGTTTAAATGTGGTTATTGATAATGATGCCAATATGATGGGCTGGGGCGAACTGGTGTATGGTGCTGCAGGAGACTGCACCGATGTGGTATTTATTACTATAGGTACCGGTATTGGTGGCGGACTGATTATTGACGGCAAACTTTATGGCGGTTATAAAAACCGTGGTACCGAACTGGGACACATTACCATTCAGCATGGCGGAACACCATGTGCATGTGGTGCATCAGGTTGCTTAGAAGCTTATGCTTCGGTAAGTGCATTAATTGGCGACTATGCAAGTCTGCATGGTACAGATACGGAAGGGATAACCGGCAAATTGATTGTAGATAATTATCTGGCCAATGAGCCACAAGCTATCCAGGCGATGCAAAAACATTTCGACTACCTGGCTACAGGCATTGCCAGTCTGGTAAACATCTTTAGTCCGCAAAAGGTGGTGCTTGGCGGTGGCATCAGCGAAGCTGGTAACTTTTACATCAACGAAATCAAAACCAGGGTGATGGAAAAGGCCATGCCCGGAACGGTGCAACATACCCGCATCGTAGCCGCCAAACTGGGCAACCAGGCAGGTCTATTGGGCTGTGCAGCAAGGGTGTTCTCAAAATTTTAA
- a CDS encoding MFS transporter: MQRNNFLVGVILLIWFVISFVTNILGPLMPIIIQTYHLSLTMAAFLPFSFFLAYGIMSIPSGIMIERIGEKKSMLIAFSLNFIGATAFGLYPQYGIALGSLFIIGIGMAMLQVIINPLMRTAGGEENFAFFSVMGQLVFGLASFISPFVFSYLLSALSAQPIDNPLVGVLAGLVKNNLTWTALYWLFSFIFLLILLLLSFIRMPKVELKEDEKSGAAAVYLGLLKNKDVLLFFVGIVAYVGTEQALANWMSEFLRSYHGVDPNKGGAQAVAWFWGLMSLGCLLGLALLKLWDSKLILKVATLISMLTVSLALFGSKDVALYAFPAAGFFISVMFSIIFSLALNSVAQHHGSFSGILCSGIFGGALVPLIIGSLGDAIGLRYALMFLYLTLAYILFLAYYAKPMINNKTISLKQLFGL; this comes from the coding sequence ATGCAGCGTAATAATTTTCTGGTTGGTGTGATCCTGTTGATCTGGTTCGTCATTTCCTTTGTAACCAATATCCTTGGGCCATTAATGCCCATCATCATACAGACTTACCATTTAAGTTTAACCATGGCGGCCTTTTTGCCTTTCTCTTTCTTTCTGGCATATGGCATCATGTCTATCCCATCAGGAATCATGATTGAGCGGATTGGCGAGAAGAAGTCTATGCTGATTGCTTTTAGCCTGAATTTTATTGGCGCTACAGCCTTTGGCCTTTATCCGCAGTATGGAATAGCCTTAGGCTCGCTGTTTATTATTGGTATTGGGATGGCGATGTTGCAGGTGATCATTAACCCGCTGATGCGCACCGCAGGGGGTGAAGAGAATTTTGCCTTCTTTTCGGTAATGGGGCAGTTGGTATTTGGCCTCGCGTCCTTTATTAGCCCGTTTGTGTTTTCCTATCTGTTATCGGCGCTTTCGGCCCAGCCAATTGATAATCCCTTAGTTGGCGTACTGGCGGGGCTGGTTAAAAATAACCTAACCTGGACGGCGCTGTACTGGCTGTTTAGTTTCATCTTTTTATTGATCCTGTTGCTGCTTTCTTTTATCCGTATGCCTAAAGTAGAACTAAAGGAAGATGAGAAATCGGGGGCGGCGGCTGTTTATCTGGGCCTTCTTAAAAATAAAGATGTGCTGTTGTTTTTTGTCGGCATTGTGGCTTACGTCGGTACCGAACAGGCCCTGGCCAATTGGATGTCCGAATTTTTGAGGAGTTATCATGGGGTAGACCCTAATAAGGGTGGCGCGCAGGCCGTAGCCTGGTTCTGGGGACTGATGTCGTTGGGCTGTTTGCTGGGACTGGCTTTATTAAAGTTATGGGATTCAAAGCTGATCCTTAAAGTAGCTACCCTCATTTCCATGCTTACCGTATCCCTGGCTTTATTTGGCAGTAAGGATGTTGCCTTGTATGCTTTTCCGGCAGCAGGATTTTTCATCTCTGTGATGTTCTCTATTATATTTTCGCTGGCCTTAAACTCGGTAGCACAGCATCATGGCTCATTTTCGGGCATATTGTGCTCAGGTATTTTTGGTGGGGCTTTGGTACCCTTAATTATCGGTTCGCTGGGCGATGCCATTGGGCTTCGTTATGCGCTGATGTTTTTGTACCTTACACTGGCTTATATCCTGTTTCTGGCCTATTATGCCAAGCCGATGATCAATAATAAAACCATTAGTTTAAAGCAGTTGTTTGGATTATAG
- a CDS encoding glycosyl hydrolase family 65 protein yields the protein MMNRKELILGILFLFLGTGVFAQPAGVARLKKYVDEFNALDSEAVKNFVPNAQAFDWLSQNVPLLECPDQVLEKNYYYRWWSFRKHLVKTPEGFIFTEFIEPVKHAGKYNSISCAAGHHIYEGRWLKNRSYLKEYIDFWLYHADVGQSRQRFHQFSSWIDDAIYQNYLVTPDKEHLKRVFPALDADYGKWEKERQLKSGLFWQFDVKDGMEESASGSRKDQNRRPTISSYMYGNAKALANIAGVTGDKALQQKYNEKAAQLKKLVQDSLWDSKAAFFKTLTPAGKLVTVREAIGFIPWDFNLPADQPAYAGAWDQILDTAGFNAPWGLTTAERREPGFRTRGTGHSCEWDGALWPFASSQTLKGLANLLTNYKNHGKMTAKVFYDELHKYAVSHQKNGQPYLGEYQDEKNGEWLKGDNPRSSFYNHSTFCDLVINDLIGIKPRADNAVGFYPLIPTGKWEWFLLDNVSYHGKTLKVLWDKTGKHYGKGKGLFVYANGKEIYRAASLKPVVIQLK from the coding sequence ATGATGAATAGAAAAGAACTGATATTGGGGATATTGTTCCTTTTTTTAGGGACAGGTGTATTTGCACAACCGGCTGGTGTGGCCAGGCTTAAAAAGTATGTAGACGAGTTCAATGCCCTGGATAGTGAAGCAGTTAAAAATTTTGTGCCCAATGCGCAGGCTTTCGACTGGTTGTCGCAGAATGTGCCTTTGCTGGAATGCCCGGACCAAGTGTTGGAAAAAAACTACTATTACCGCTGGTGGTCGTTTCGAAAGCACCTGGTCAAAACACCTGAAGGATTTATTTTTACAGAATTCATTGAACCTGTAAAACATGCGGGCAAATACAATTCCATCAGCTGTGCTGCAGGTCATCACATATATGAAGGCCGATGGCTAAAAAATAGAAGTTACCTGAAAGAATACATTGATTTCTGGTTGTATCATGCTGATGTTGGGCAAAGCCGGCAACGGTTTCACCAGTTCAGCAGCTGGATTGATGACGCTATATATCAGAACTATCTGGTGACTCCCGACAAGGAGCACTTAAAACGTGTTTTTCCTGCACTGGATGCAGATTATGGGAAATGGGAAAAGGAAAGGCAGTTGAAAAGCGGCTTGTTCTGGCAGTTTGATGTGAAAGATGGCATGGAGGAATCGGCTAGTGGATCGAGAAAAGACCAAAACAGGCGGCCTACCATTAGCAGTTATATGTATGGAAACGCTAAGGCATTGGCAAATATAGCTGGAGTTACAGGCGATAAAGCACTGCAACAAAAATACAACGAAAAGGCGGCGCAACTTAAAAAGCTGGTGCAGGATAGTTTGTGGGACAGCAAGGCTGCTTTCTTTAAAACGCTGACGCCTGCCGGTAAATTGGTTACCGTACGTGAGGCCATAGGTTTCATCCCCTGGGACTTTAATTTACCGGCCGATCAGCCGGCGTATGCCGGGGCATGGGATCAAATACTGGACACTGCCGGGTTTAATGCCCCATGGGGATTGACAACCGCCGAGCGACGAGAGCCTGGTTTTAGAACGCGGGGAACAGGACACAGTTGTGAGTGGGATGGTGCTTTATGGCCTTTTGCCAGTTCGCAGACACTAAAAGGGCTGGCCAATCTGCTAACCAATTATAAAAACCATGGTAAAATGACTGCTAAGGTATTTTACGATGAGTTGCATAAATATGCGGTCTCGCATCAAAAAAATGGCCAGCCTTATCTGGGTGAATACCAGGACGAAAAAAACGGAGAATGGCTGAAGGGTGACAACCCCCGCAGTAGCTTTTATAATCACTCTACTTTTTGCGATCTGGTGATTAACGACCTGATAGGCATTAAGCCAAGAGCAGACAATGCAGTAGGCTTTTATCCACTCATTCCTACAGGAAAATGGGAATGGTTTTTACTGGACAATGTTTCCTACCATGGGAAAACGCTGAAAGTACTGTGGGATAAAACAGGTAAACATTATGGCAAAGGAAAAGGCCTGTTTGTATATGCCAATGGAAAAGAAATTTATCGTGCTGCAAGTTTAAAACCTGTAGTAATCCAACTCAAATAA
- a CDS encoding ThuA domain-containing protein, whose protein sequence is MKSLATTCLLFLLTITCFAQQKAHILIVTGGHGFKQVPFYHMFDSLNRITYDKIQQPQGNELIASPKVDQYDALVFYDMYDTITEQQKQAYIKLLNKGKAMIFLHHSLVSYQNWDEFQRILGGKYYAEATVLSGDTLKSTYQHDVVIPVKIENTKHPVTRGINDFEIYDEVYGGFGVQPSIKPLLSTTHPGSSRYISWTNPYGKSEVLFIQLGHGPEAFANPNYRKLLQQGIEWSVKRHKK, encoded by the coding sequence ATGAAATCACTAGCCACCACATGCTTGCTTTTTTTGCTTACCATTACCTGCTTTGCGCAACAAAAAGCGCACATCCTGATTGTTACCGGTGGTCATGGGTTTAAGCAGGTCCCTTTTTACCATATGTTCGATTCCCTGAATCGCATCACTTACGATAAAATACAGCAGCCCCAAGGCAATGAACTGATTGCTTCGCCCAAAGTAGACCAGTATGACGCACTGGTTTTTTACGACATGTACGACACCATTACCGAACAACAAAAACAGGCCTATATCAAACTATTAAACAAAGGGAAGGCTATGATCTTTTTGCACCATTCACTGGTCTCTTATCAAAACTGGGATGAGTTTCAACGCATTTTAGGTGGTAAATACTATGCAGAAGCTACCGTGCTGAGCGGCGATACCTTAAAGTCCACTTATCAGCACGACGTAGTTATTCCGGTAAAAATTGAAAACACGAAACATCCTGTAACCCGAGGCATTAACGACTTTGAAATTTATGATGAAGTATATGGTGGTTTTGGTGTGCAGCCCAGTATCAAGCCATTGCTCAGCACTACCCACCCCGGCAGCTCACGTTACATCAGCTGGACTAATCCTTATGGCAAATCGGAAGTGCTGTTTATCCAACTGGGACATGGTCCCGAAGCTTTTGCCAATCCCAATTACCGGAAGCTGCTTCAACAGGGCATTGAATGGTCGGTAAAGCGGCATAAAAAATAA
- a CDS encoding hybrid sensor histidine kinase/response regulator transcription factor: MRNVVAAICLFAVLVFSGQVSYAQSSIEQPLKRHFRGISVDNGLSQSTVYTILQDTLGFMWMATQDGLNRYDGDTFTVYRPSKGDKNSLQSNYIRSIYLDHKGLIWVGGNQGVSLYDYASNSFQNYKFPRKPGEWYISSIVQDAGKLIWASSSAGEIFFLDAATEQFKQVNYDPSAYGIKSVTRLMMLKNTLLVGTDVGLFKMNVAAKKLIAVNLGVSKPRINELFIDGQWLWAGTEGHGLIKYNVNDGTSVSYRHIPGTAGSLADNDVRGISKDAQNNLWLGTFKGLSILNLKDNTIENYYHQASIPYTINQNSVRCVYRDKQNGIWMGTFYGGINYYHHKDIKFNLLNQNTGALSLNDQVVNVIKQDNRGDFWIGTNDKGLNYWNREAGTIKYYTYKESGQGALSSNNIKSIAFDASGKLLVGTHNEGLNYLDPASGTSRVYKHKADDPKSIAGNMVYALLKDHQNRIWVGTRTGLDQFNIAEQSFTHVYMDKAGKRLTSDEVTYLLEDAKKRIWIGTTNGVNLFYPDNQLFDTFTGDLLSNDVVSCIAEDHKNRIWVGTRDGLNLFDENSRTFVTFNTRKDFLKGTIYGIQADDDGFLWISTNKGLVKFNPDTRKIQVFDNKDGLQNNQFNLYAFCKAADGMMLFGGINGISYFYPKALKQEPLKLKLTFTGLEVFNKAVVPSDSYDVLDQHIDQAKKLTFKHEFKQFTIFFNAFNYISTNKTKYQYKLDGFDNDWQLTDNVAKASYTNLQPGKYVFHVKAIGPQGESSALKSLDIVILPPWWNSNWFYLLMTLLAAAAAYVAYRVVSERIRTLHQLKMERMEREKVDSINQMKMEFFTNVSHEFRTPLTLILAPLEEIMSKPVTDKPLRKHHELMLLNARRLYHLVDQLFEFKKTEMGTKKLVVSKADIVSFIHEAYSSFVTLSEKNKIKYTFRSTEARLPFYFDKDSVEKILFNLLSNAFKYTQEGGSVMVEFARKNNDAVIKVSDTGIGIDSQHLERIFDRFYQVNGQEMNLGSGVGLAFTKRLVELHHGSITVESALGKGTVFTVIIPLADEQYDADEHTEHPRYELSIENDVTDEIEVEEDLANAETPGEGLEKERLMVVDDNTEIVDYLKNYFSGTYQIIVAYDGKEALGLLEEELVDLIICDVMMPELDGIHFCKKIKQNIQTCHIPVILLTAKNETNHQIKGLEVGADDYVTKPFSIALLEAKLQNISRSRKRLKEYYSASKEIIPENIAFNTLDEDFLREAIAIIEAHIAESDFSVDKFSRKIGMSRSNLYLKLKAITGESATDFIKRIRFKKAVELMESRQYTIAQVAYMSGFNSPSYFSTAFRQYYDCGPTEYLARRDAGAE; the protein is encoded by the coding sequence ATGAGGAATGTGGTAGCGGCCATATGTTTGTTTGCAGTACTGGTTTTTTCCGGTCAGGTCAGCTATGCGCAATCCTCAATAGAACAACCTTTAAAACGCCATTTCAGAGGTATATCGGTCGATAATGGTTTGTCGCAAAGTACCGTATACACCATATTGCAGGATACCCTGGGCTTTATGTGGATGGCCACTCAGGATGGGCTCAACCGCTATGATGGCGATACTTTTACGGTTTATCGGCCTTCAAAAGGAGATAAAAACAGTTTGCAATCCAATTATATCCGGAGTATTTATTTGGACCACAAAGGTTTAATATGGGTTGGAGGTAATCAGGGGGTAAGCCTGTACGACTATGCCAGCAACAGTTTTCAGAACTATAAATTCCCCCGTAAACCGGGCGAATGGTATATTTCTTCTATTGTCCAGGATGCAGGTAAACTGATTTGGGCAAGTTCCAGTGCGGGCGAAATTTTTTTCCTCGATGCAGCTACCGAACAGTTTAAGCAGGTTAATTACGATCCTTCGGCATATGGCATCAAAAGCGTGACCAGATTGATGATGTTAAAAAACACATTGTTGGTGGGAACGGATGTAGGATTGTTTAAAATGAATGTGGCTGCAAAAAAGCTGATTGCAGTAAATTTGGGAGTAAGTAAACCAAGGATTAATGAACTTTTTATAGATGGACAATGGTTGTGGGCAGGTACAGAAGGACATGGTTTAATTAAGTATAATGTAAACGATGGTACATCGGTTAGTTACAGGCATATTCCAGGTACTGCAGGTAGTCTGGCCGACAATGATGTGCGTGGCATTAGCAAAGACGCGCAGAATAATCTATGGTTAGGTACGTTTAAGGGGCTTTCTATCCTCAATTTGAAAGACAATACGATAGAGAACTATTATCACCAGGCTTCTATTCCTTACACCATAAACCAGAATTCGGTGCGCTGTGTATATCGCGATAAGCAGAATGGGATTTGGATGGGTACCTTTTATGGAGGTATCAATTATTATCACCACAAGGACATTAAGTTTAACCTGTTGAACCAGAACACCGGTGCTTTGTCGTTAAATGATCAGGTGGTAAACGTGATTAAGCAGGATAACCGGGGTGATTTCTGGATAGGAACTAATGACAAGGGGTTGAACTACTGGAACCGTGAGGCGGGAACTATTAAATATTATACCTATAAGGAATCGGGACAAGGTGCGTTAAGTTCCAATAATATCAAATCTATTGCTTTTGATGCATCGGGGAAATTATTGGTGGGTACGCATAACGAGGGACTGAACTATCTGGATCCTGCGAGTGGAACAAGTAGGGTATATAAGCACAAAGCCGATGACCCGAAAAGTATTGCGGGCAATATGGTATATGCGTTGTTGAAAGATCATCAAAACCGTATTTGGGTGGGTACCAGGACAGGGCTGGATCAGTTTAATATTGCAGAGCAGTCTTTTACCCATGTTTATATGGATAAGGCGGGCAAACGTTTAACTTCTGATGAGGTGACCTATTTGCTGGAAGATGCAAAAAAGAGGATCTGGATTGGAACTACCAACGGCGTAAACCTTTTTTATCCCGATAATCAGTTGTTCGATACCTTTACCGGCGATCTGTTGAGTAATGACGTAGTGAGCTGCATCGCCGAAGATCATAAAAATCGCATTTGGGTGGGTACGCGAGATGGTTTAAATCTGTTTGATGAAAATAGCAGGACATTTGTCACTTTTAATACCCGCAAGGATTTCCTGAAGGGAACCATTTATGGCATACAAGCCGATGATGATGGGTTTTTATGGATCTCGACCAATAAAGGTTTGGTGAAGTTTAATCCCGATACCCGCAAAATACAGGTTTTCGACAATAAAGATGGTTTACAGAATAACCAGTTTAACCTTTACGCATTCTGTAAAGCAGCCGATGGAATGATGCTTTTTGGAGGTATCAATGGTATTTCTTATTTCTATCCTAAAGCGTTGAAGCAGGAGCCGTTAAAACTGAAGTTAACCTTTACCGGGCTTGAAGTATTTAACAAGGCTGTAGTGCCGTCCGATAGTTATGATGTGTTGGATCAGCATATTGATCAGGCCAAAAAGCTGACTTTTAAACATGAGTTTAAGCAGTTTACCATCTTCTTTAATGCTTTTAATTATATCTCGACCAATAAAACAAAGTACCAGTATAAGCTGGATGGCTTTGATAACGACTGGCAGCTGACCGACAATGTGGCCAAAGCCAGTTATACCAACCTGCAGCCAGGTAAATATGTGTTTCATGTAAAAGCCATTGGGCCGCAGGGCGAAAGTAGCGCCCTGAAAAGTCTGGATATTGTGATATTGCCGCCATGGTGGAATAGCAACTGGTTTTACCTGTTGATGACTTTATTGGCTGCCGCTGCTGCCTATGTGGCTTACCGTGTAGTTTCGGAACGGATCAGGACTTTACACCAGTTAAAGATGGAGAGGATGGAGCGTGAAAAGGTAGATTCCATCAATCAGATGAAAATGGAGTTTTTTACCAATGTGTCGCATGAATTCCGTACGCCACTAACCTTGATACTGGCGCCGCTTGAAGAAATTATGAGCAAGCCGGTTACCGATAAACCATTGAGGAAACATCATGAACTGATGTTGTTAAATGCCAGGCGCTTGTATCATTTGGTAGATCAGCTTTTTGAGTTCAAAAAGACAGAAATGGGGACCAAAAAACTGGTAGTGAGTAAGGCCGATATCGTTAGTTTTATTCATGAGGCTTACAGCTCATTTGTAACCCTATCGGAAAAGAACAAAATCAAATATACCTTCCGATCTACTGAAGCCAGACTGCCTTTTTATTTTGACAAAGATTCGGTAGAAAAGATTTTGTTTAACCTGCTTTCCAATGCGTTTAAATATACGCAGGAAGGCGGTTCAGTAATGGTAGAATTTGCCCGTAAAAACAATGATGCGGTAATTAAAGTGAGCGATACCGGTATTGGTATTGATTCGCAGCACCTGGAAAGGATATTTGATCGCTTTTACCAGGTAAATGGGCAGGAAATGAACCTTGGGTCGGGTGTGGGATTGGCCTTTACCAAGCGCCTGGTTGAGCTGCATCATGGTAGTATTACGGTTGAAAGTGCTTTAGGAAAGGGAACGGTATTTACGGTCATCATTCCGCTGGCCGATGAACAATACGATGCTGATGAGCATACCGAGCACCCAAGGTACGAGCTGTCGATTGAAAATGATGTTACAGATGAGATTGAGGTAGAAGAGGATTTGGCAAACGCTGAAACACCAGGCGAAGGCTTGGAAAAAGAACGCCTGATGGTGGTAGATGACAATACAGAAATAGTGGATTACCTGAAAAACTATTTCAGCGGTACCTATCAGATTATTGTGGCCTACGATGGTAAAGAAGCGCTGGGACTGCTGGAAGAAGAACTGGTAGATCTGATCATTTGTGATGTGATGATGCCTGAACTGGACGGTATACATTTCTGTAAAAAAATTAAACAGAACATCCAGACCTGCCATATTCCGGTGATATTGCTTACAGCCAAAAACGAAACCAATCATCAGATTAAAGGATTGGAAGTAGGGGCTGATGATTATGTAACCAAGCCTTTTTCTATTGCCTTACTGGAAGCGAAACTGCAAAACATCAGCCGTTCGCGCAAAAGGCTAAAAGAATATTACTCTGCATCCAAAGAAATTATTCCCGAAAATATTGCTTTTAACACACTGGATGAGGACTTTCTGAGAGAAGCGATTGCTATTATTGAGGCACATATTGCCGAATCTGATTTTTCGGTAGATAAATTCAGTCGCAAAATTGGGATGAGCCGCTCTAACCTTTATCTTAAACTGAAAGCGATTACCGGCGAGTCGGCAACCGATTTTATCAAACGGATCCGCTTTAAAAAAGCGGTCGAACTGATGGAATCGCGGCAATATACCATTGCCCAGGTGGCCTATATGTCGGGTTTTAACTCACCTTCTTATTTTTCTACGGCCTTTAGGCAATATTATGATTGCGGACCGACAGAATATCTGGCCAGAAGGGATGCGGGGGCCGAATAA